In Ptychodera flava strain L36383 chromosome 17, AS_Pfla_20210202, whole genome shotgun sequence, one genomic interval encodes:
- the LOC139116467 gene encoding uncharacterized protein — MSKKKEIFVRHARVNGNLLPLRCVKSGTIHDLALAVRDNAKLFDLNSDEIKIHMMHLTLKDDKGNSRKLEFSEPISVIQKNYTVEFNEEQEHTFDIPVRYIGSVNPIRIPYKERDVVSDLSRYIDENIAAFKLAKEVTEKARQGGSEVVLMEIVGGNEEQLHPSTSVRSLDCSDVAFKIKSGARFEVLIKHGTSTNFVRFQCSEDDDVSDLARKIKERIASFNLTNDDVVEVMEKGNVIILKTIASKSGDTSRNLDASEKVTAIDQKKFEFSVRTKESIITIDDIKEKCNDVNIAFVGAPGHGKSSTINTIINALSKLHIPVAETWKGSATGTFALTPHKVHIDEKIFTCIDVPGKTLQQYQSDEGKDKSAKVIRDVFDGKLPANEPLEYWEWYSPLGLAKKAFKRSAGVIHAVAYVHKGVAEPDKLGNTVIEVAQKKGRGIPVFVIITHSDLMSEASVTEAADQITHAMGIDKDRIFQVSNLGYNEKAAGTKNVSKEDAYVQRALFKLLSAADSYKHGGIVNIKTK, encoded by the exons ATGAGTAAAAAGAAGGAAATCTTTGTGCGACATGCTCGAGTGAACGGAAATCTGCTACCATTGCGGTGTGTGAAGTCAGGCACCATCCATGACCTCGCATTAGCCGTTCGAGACAATGCTAAATTATTCGACCTCAACAGTGACGAAATCAAGATCCACATGATGCACCTGACCCTGAAAGACGACAAAGGAAATTCTCGAAAACTTGAGTTCTCTGAGCCGATATCTGTCATACAGAAGAATTACACAGTCGAATTTAATGAAGAACAAGAACATA CCTTCGATATTCCTGTCAGGTATATAGGATCAGTCAATCCAATCAGAATACCTTACAAGGAGAGAGATGTGGTTTCTGACTTATCAAGATATATAGATGAAAACATAGCAGCCTTCAAACTCGCTAAAGAGGTCACTGAAAAAGCACGACAAGGTGGAAGTGAAGTTGTCTTAATGGAGATAGTTGGTGGAAATGAAGAACAGTTGCATCCTAGTACATCTGTTCGTAGCTTGGACTGCTCGGATGTCGCCTTCAAAATCAAATCTGGTGCAC GGTTCGAGGTACTCATAAAGCACGGAACGTCAACAAACTTCGTTCGGTTCCAGTGCTCTGAAGACGATGACGTTTCTGATCTGGCTAGGAAAATAAAGGAGAGAATTGCTTCTTTCAATCTTACCAATGATGACGTCGTGGAAGTGATGGAGAAAGGCAATGTAATTATTCTTAAGACCATCGCTTCAAAATCAGGAGACACGTCTAGAAATTTGGACGCCTCTGAAAAAGTAACCGCCATAGATCAAAAGAAGTTTGAGTTTTCAGTACGAACAAAAGAGAGCATAATAACCATTG ATGACATCAAGGAAAAGTGTAACGATGTAAACATTGCTTTTGTTGGGGCACCTGGACATGGCAAATCATCCACGATCAATACCATCATTAAT gcATTGTCAAAACTTCATATTCCTGTAGCTGAGACGTGGAAAGGGTCAGCAACAGGTACATTTGCCTTAACCCCTCACAAAGTTCACATCGACGAAAAGATTTTCACGTGCATCGATGTTCCTGGCAAAACGCTCCAGCAGTATCAAAGCGACGAAGGAAAAGACAAATCAGCTAAAGTAATCCGTGACGTTTTTGACGGCAAACTTCCTGCAAACGAACCGTTGGAATATTGGGAATGGTATTCACCGCTCGGTTTGGCCAAAAAAGCATTCAAGCGTAGTGCTGGTGTAATTCATGCTGTGGCCTATGTACACAAGGGCGTAGCAGAGCCAGATAAGCTCGGAAACACTGTCATAGAGGTTGCGCAAAAGAAAG GGCGTGGGATTCCGGTGTTTGTTATAATAACGCATTCTGACCTTATGTCTGAAGCTTCTGTCACTGAAGCAGCGGATCAAATAACACACGCCATGGGAATAGACAAAGATCGAATCTTTCAAGTGTCTAATTTGGGTTATAATGAAAAGGCCGCCGGAACCAAGAATGTTTCAAAAGAAGATGCTTACGTCCAGCGAGCTCTCTTCAAATTGTTGTCTGCAGCAGATAGTTATAAGCATGGTGGAATTGtgaacatcaaaacaaaataa